From the genome of Streptomyces sp. NBC_00659, one region includes:
- the rpmE gene encoding 50S ribosomal protein L31 gives MKRDIHPEYVETQVSCTCGASFTTRSTISSGTVRAEVCSECHPFYTGKQKILDTGGRVARFEARFGKAAAANK, from the coding sequence TTGAAGCGCGACATCCACCCCGAGTACGTCGAGACGCAGGTCAGCTGTACCTGTGGCGCGTCGTTCACCACCCGCAGCACGATCTCCAGCGGCACCGTCCGCGCCGAGGTCTGCTCCGAGTGCCACCCGTTCTACACGGGCAAGCAGAAGATCCTCGACACCGGTGGCCGTGTGGCCCGCTTCGAGGCCCGCTTCGGCAAGGCTGCCGCTGCCAACAAGTAG
- the prfA gene encoding peptide chain release factor 1 — protein MFEAVEELIGEHADLEKKLADPSVHADQANARKLNKRYAELTPIVATYRSWKQTGDDIGTAKEFAAVDPDFAAEVKDLEKQKEELTEKLRLLLVPRDPSDDKDVILEIKAGAGGDESALFAGDLLRMYLRYAERVGWKTELIDATESELGGYKDVQVAVKTKGGQGATEPGQGVWARLKYEGGVHRVQRVPSTESQGRIHTSAAGVLVTPEAEEVDVEILANDLRIDVYRSSGPGGQSVNTTDSAVRITHIPTGVVASCQNEKSQLQNKEQAMRILRSRLLAAAQEEAEREASDVRRSQVRTVDRSEKIRTYNFPENRISDHRVGFKAYNLDQVLDGELDSVIQACVDADSAAKLANA, from the coding sequence ATGTTCGAGGCGGTCGAGGAACTGATCGGCGAGCACGCCGATCTGGAGAAGAAGCTCGCTGACCCGTCGGTGCACGCCGACCAGGCCAACGCGCGCAAGCTCAACAAGCGCTACGCCGAGCTGACCCCGATCGTCGCGACGTACCGCTCCTGGAAGCAGACCGGGGACGACATCGGCACGGCCAAGGAGTTCGCCGCCGTCGACCCCGACTTCGCCGCCGAGGTCAAGGACCTGGAGAAGCAGAAGGAGGAGCTCACCGAGAAGCTCCGCCTGCTGCTGGTCCCGCGCGACCCGAGCGACGACAAGGACGTCATCCTGGAGATCAAGGCGGGCGCCGGAGGCGACGAGTCCGCCCTGTTCGCCGGTGACCTGCTGCGCATGTACCTGCGCTACGCCGAGCGCGTCGGCTGGAAGACCGAGCTCATCGACGCCACCGAGTCCGAGCTCGGCGGCTACAAGGACGTCCAGGTCGCGGTGAAGACCAAGGGCGGACAGGGTGCCACCGAGCCCGGCCAGGGCGTCTGGGCCCGGCTGAAGTACGAGGGCGGTGTGCACCGGGTGCAGCGCGTGCCCTCGACCGAGTCGCAGGGCCGGATCCACACGTCGGCCGCCGGTGTCCTGGTCACGCCCGAGGCCGAGGAGGTCGACGTCGAGATCCTCGCGAACGATCTCCGCATCGACGTCTACCGCTCCTCGGGCCCCGGCGGCCAGTCCGTCAACACGACCGACTCCGCGGTGCGCATCACGCACATTCCCACCGGAGTCGTCGCCTCCTGCCAGAACGAGAAGAGCCAGCTGCAGAACAAGGAGCAGGCGATGCGTATCCTGCGCTCCAGGCTCCTCGCGGCGGCGCAGGAGGAAGCGGAGCGGGAAGCCTCCGACGTCCGCCGCAGCCAGGTCCGCACGGTCGACCGCTCCGAGAAGATCCGTACGTACAACTTCCCGGAGAATCGCATCTCGGACCACCGCGTCGGCTTCAAGGCGTACAACTTGGACCAGGTGCTGGACGGCGAGCTCGACTCGGTCATCCAGGCCTGCGTCGACGCGGACTCGGCCGCCAAGCTCGCCAACGCGTAA
- the prmC gene encoding peptide chain release factor N(5)-glutamine methyltransferase gives MLLAEVAQATQRLADAGVPSPRNDAEELAAFVHGVKRGELHSVKDADFDARYWEVTARREAREPLQHITGRAYFRYLELQVGPGVFVPRPETESVVGWAIDAVRAMDVVEPMIVDLCTGSGAIALALAQEVPRSRVHAVELSEDALRWTRKNVEGSRVDLRQGDALTSFPDLDGQVDLVISNPPYIPLTEWEYVQPEARDHDPELALFSGEDGLDLIRGIERTAHRLLRPGGVVVIEHADTQGGQVPWIFTEERGWADAADHPDLNNRPRFATARKAMP, from the coding sequence GTGCTGCTCGCGGAAGTGGCCCAGGCCACCCAGCGGCTGGCCGACGCCGGCGTGCCCTCGCCGCGCAACGACGCGGAGGAGCTCGCCGCCTTCGTCCACGGAGTGAAGCGGGGCGAGCTGCACAGCGTCAAGGACGCGGACTTCGACGCCCGCTACTGGGAGGTGACCGCGCGCCGTGAGGCCCGCGAGCCGCTCCAGCACATCACCGGGCGCGCCTACTTCCGCTACCTCGAACTCCAGGTGGGGCCCGGCGTCTTCGTCCCCCGCCCGGAGACCGAGTCGGTCGTCGGCTGGGCCATAGACGCCGTCCGCGCGATGGACGTCGTCGAACCGATGATCGTCGACCTGTGCACCGGCTCGGGCGCCATCGCGCTCGCGCTCGCCCAGGAGGTCCCGCGCTCCCGTGTGCACGCCGTGGAGCTGTCCGAGGACGCCCTCCGGTGGACGCGCAAGAACGTCGAGGGGTCCAGGGTCGACCTGCGCCAGGGAGACGCCCTCACGTCGTTCCCGGACCTCGACGGCCAGGTCGACCTGGTGATCTCCAACCCTCCGTACATCCCGCTCACCGAATGGGAGTACGTGCAGCCTGAGGCCCGGGACCACGACCCGGAGCTCGCCCTGTTCTCCGGCGAGGACGGACTCGACCTCATCCGCGGCATCGAGCGCACCGCGCACCGGTTGCTGCGGCCCGGCGGCGTCGTCGTCATCGAGCACGCCGACACCCAGGGCGGACAGGTGCCGTGGATCTTCACCGAGGAGCGGGGCTGGGCCGACGCGGCCGACCACCCGGATCTCAACAACCGGCCGCGGTTCGCGACCGCCCGCAAGGCGATGCCGTGA
- a CDS encoding L-threonylcarbamoyladenylate synthase, translated as MARRYDTNDATDRTTGLREAASAVRRGELVVLPTDTVYGIGADAFTSEAVAGLLDAKGRGRNMPTPVLIGSPNTLHGLVTDFSEMAWELVDAFWPGALTLVAKHQPSLQWDLGDTRGTVAIRMPLHPVAIELLTEVGPMAVSSANLTGHPAPEDCDAAQGMLGDSVSVYLDGGPTPGNVPSSIVDVTGKVPVLLRAGALSAEELRKVVPDLEVAN; from the coding sequence ATGGCACGGCGATACGACACCAACGACGCGACCGACCGCACCACAGGTCTGCGTGAGGCGGCGTCCGCCGTCCGCCGTGGCGAACTGGTGGTCCTCCCCACCGACACCGTCTACGGCATCGGCGCCGACGCGTTCACCTCGGAGGCCGTCGCCGGCCTGCTCGACGCTAAGGGCCGGGGCCGCAACATGCCCACCCCTGTCCTCATCGGCTCCCCGAACACCCTGCACGGCCTCGTCACGGACTTCTCCGAGATGGCCTGGGAGCTCGTCGACGCGTTCTGGCCGGGCGCCCTGACCCTCGTCGCCAAGCACCAGCCGTCGCTCCAGTGGGACCTGGGGGACACCCGGGGCACGGTGGCGATCCGTATGCCGCTGCACCCTGTCGCCATCGAGCTCCTCACGGAGGTCGGCCCGATGGCCGTCTCCTCCGCCAACCTCACCGGCCACCCCGCGCCGGAGGACTGCGACGCCGCCCAGGGCATGCTCGGCGACTCCGTCTCGGTCTACCTGGACGGCGGTCCGACCCCGGGCAACGTGCCCTCCTCGATCGTCGACGTCACCGGCAAGGTCCCCGTCCTGCTGCGCGCGGGCGCCCTGTCGGCGGAGGAGCTCCGCAAGGTCGTACCCGACCTCGAGGTGGCGAATTGA
- a CDS encoding arsenate reductase/protein-tyrosine-phosphatase family protein, whose protein sequence is MRGIGAGFTGTGGSPSGSFRILHVSTGNVCRSPITERLTRHALADRLGDPLWGGLIVESAGTWGHEGAPMEANAATVLTDFGADPSGFVGRELLDDHVIRADLVLTATRDHRAQVISMGHSAGLRTFTLKEFTRLVRAIDSSTLPPLQDGVVERAVALVRAAAALRGWLLAPTAEADEVFDPYGAPLPFFRAIGDEINEALDPVVTALTGVPART, encoded by the coding sequence ATGCGTGGCATAGGCGCGGGGTTCACCGGGACCGGCGGATCCCCGAGCGGATCCTTCCGCATCCTCCACGTCAGCACCGGCAACGTGTGCCGCTCGCCGATCACCGAGCGGCTGACCCGGCATGCCCTGGCGGACCGGCTGGGCGACCCCCTGTGGGGCGGCCTCATCGTGGAGAGCGCCGGCACCTGGGGCCACGAGGGCGCGCCCATGGAGGCCAACGCCGCGACCGTCCTGACCGACTTCGGCGCGGACCCCTCCGGCTTCGTCGGGCGCGAGCTCCTCGACGACCACGTCATCCGCGCCGACCTGGTCCTGACGGCCACCCGCGACCACCGTGCCCAGGTCATCTCCATGGGGCACTCCGCCGGCCTGCGCACCTTCACGCTGAAGGAGTTCACCCGGCTGGTGCGCGCCATAGACAGCTCGACCCTGCCGCCCCTCCAGGACGGCGTGGTCGAGCGCGCCGTCGCGCTGGTACGGGCCGCCGCCGCGCTGCGCGGCTGGCTGCTGGCCCCGACCGCGGAGGCCGACGAGGTGTTCGACCCCTACGGGGCGCCCCTGCCGTTCTTCCGGGCCATCGGGGACGAGATCAACGAGGCACTGGACCCGGTCGTCACTGCTCTGACGGGGGTACCCGCGCGGACGTGA
- the glyA gene encoding serine hydroxymethyltransferase codes for MPVATMPEADVLSRQDPELAEILLGELDRQSTTLQLIAAENFTSPAVLAALGSPLANKYAEGYPGARHHGGCEIVDVAERIAVDRAKALFGADHANVQSHSGSSAVLAAYAALLRPGDTVLAMGLPFGGHLTHGSPANFSGRWFDFVGYGVEAESGLIDYEQVRALARARRPKAVVCGSISYPRHIDYALFREIADEVGAYLIADAAHPIGLVAGGAAPNPVPYADVVCATTHKVLRGPRGGMILCGGELAERVDRAVFPFTQGGAQMNTIAAKAVAFGEAATPAFTAYVHQVTANARVLAAGLEAEGLAVTTGGTDTHLLVADPVSLGVDGRTARGRLAAAGMVLDTCALPHGDARGLRLGTAALTTQGMGEPEMARVAALFAGVLRDEIEGRSAREEVRELTGRFPPYPD; via the coding sequence ATGCCGGTCGCCACCATGCCCGAAGCGGATGTCCTGAGCCGCCAGGATCCCGAGCTCGCCGAGATCCTGCTCGGTGAGCTGGACCGGCAGTCGACCACGCTGCAGCTCATCGCGGCGGAGAACTTCACCTCGCCGGCCGTGCTGGCCGCGCTCGGCTCGCCGCTGGCGAACAAGTACGCCGAGGGGTATCCCGGCGCCCGCCACCACGGCGGCTGCGAGATCGTCGACGTCGCCGAGCGGATCGCCGTCGACCGCGCCAAGGCCCTCTTCGGCGCCGATCACGCCAACGTCCAGTCCCACTCCGGGAGTTCGGCCGTCCTGGCCGCGTACGCCGCCTTGTTGCGCCCCGGGGACACCGTGCTGGCGATGGGCCTGCCCTTCGGTGGTCATCTCACCCACGGGTCGCCCGCGAACTTCTCCGGCCGCTGGTTCGACTTCGTCGGCTACGGCGTCGAGGCGGAGTCGGGACTGATCGACTACGAGCAGGTGCGCGCCCTGGCCCGCGCCCGTCGCCCCAAGGCCGTCGTGTGCGGGTCGATCTCGTACCCGCGGCACATCGACTACGCGCTGTTCCGGGAGATCGCCGACGAGGTCGGCGCCTATCTCATCGCGGACGCCGCCCACCCCATCGGGCTCGTCGCGGGGGGAGCGGCGCCGAACCCGGTGCCGTACGCCGATGTCGTGTGCGCCACCACGCACAAGGTGCTCCGGGGGCCGCGCGGCGGCATGATCCTGTGCGGTGGCGAACTGGCGGAGCGGGTCGACCGGGCCGTCTTCCCGTTCACCCAGGGCGGTGCGCAGATGAACACCATCGCGGCCAAGGCCGTCGCGTTCGGCGAGGCGGCGACCCCGGCCTTCACGGCGTACGTCCATCAGGTGACCGCGAACGCCCGGGTGCTGGCCGCGGGTCTCGAGGCGGAGGGGCTCGCGGTCACCACGGGCGGCACCGACACCCATCTGCTGGTCGCCGATCCGGTATCGCTCGGCGTCGACGGGCGTACCGCGCGCGGCCGGCTGGCCGCCGCCGGTATGGTCCTCGACACCTGTGCGCTGCCTCACGGCGACGCCCGGGGCCTGCGGCTCGGCACCGCGGCGCTGACCACCCAGGGGATGGGCGAGCCGGAGATGGCACGGGTCGCGGCACTGTTCGCGGGGGTGCTGCGCGACGAGATCGAGGGCCGGTCGGCACGCGAGGAAGTGCGGGAACTCACCGGGAGATTTCCGCCTTATCCGGACTGA
- a CDS encoding MraY family glycosyltransferase: MREYLLTLCITAAVTYLLTGPVRKFAIVAGAMPEIRARDVHREPTPRLGGIAMFFGLCAGLLVADHLTNLNEVFANSNEPRALLSGAALIWLIGVLDDKFEIDALIKLGGQMIAAGVMVMQGLTILWLPIPGVGLVALTQWQGTLLTVALVVITINAVNFVDGLDGLAAGMVCIASAAFFLYAYRIWYSYGIEAAAPATLFAAILMGMCLGFLPHNMHPARIFMGDSGSMLIGLVLAAGAISITGQIDPDVMNLFTGSPRNTVHQTVPVFIPLLLPLTIIAIPAADLVLAIVRRTWRGQSPFAADRGHLHHRLLEVGHSHSRAVLIMYFWSALISFGALAYSVNSGAMWSVLVIAALSAVGLVLLLLPRFTPRAPRWAEHLLPPRYRRRRAAAAAAREVAPVTHEAALESEPDEAREHRAPAVAGVSGVNGATAIGTRARLLDRREAESSR, translated from the coding sequence GTGCGTGAATACCTGCTGACGCTCTGCATCACGGCCGCGGTGACGTACCTGCTGACAGGGCCGGTACGGAAATTCGCGATCGTGGCCGGAGCCATGCCGGAAATCCGGGCGCGCGACGTGCACCGTGAACCCACGCCGAGGCTCGGCGGCATCGCGATGTTCTTCGGTCTGTGCGCCGGCCTGCTGGTCGCGGACCATCTGACGAACCTCAACGAGGTCTTCGCCAACTCGAACGAACCGCGTGCCCTTCTCTCCGGCGCCGCGCTGATCTGGCTGATCGGTGTGCTGGACGACAAGTTCGAGATCGACGCCCTGATCAAGCTCGGCGGCCAGATGATCGCCGCCGGTGTGATGGTCATGCAGGGTCTGACGATCCTGTGGCTGCCGATCCCCGGGGTCGGCCTGGTCGCGCTGACCCAGTGGCAGGGCACGCTGCTGACGGTGGCGCTCGTCGTCATCACCATCAACGCGGTCAACTTCGTGGACGGCCTCGACGGACTGGCCGCCGGCATGGTGTGCATCGCGTCCGCCGCGTTCTTCCTGTACGCCTACCGGATCTGGTACTCGTACGGCATCGAGGCGGCCGCCCCGGCGACGCTGTTCGCGGCGATCCTGATGGGCATGTGCCTGGGCTTCCTGCCGCACAACATGCATCCCGCGCGGATCTTCATGGGCGACTCCGGGTCGATGCTCATCGGTCTGGTGCTGGCCGCCGGCGCTATCTCCATCACCGGGCAGATCGACCCCGACGTGATGAACCTCTTCACCGGTTCCCCGCGCAACACCGTGCACCAGACGGTGCCCGTGTTCATCCCGCTGCTGCTGCCGCTGACGATCATCGCGATCCCGGCCGCCGACCTGGTGCTCGCCATCGTGCGGCGCACCTGGCGCGGGCAGTCGCCGTTCGCCGCCGACCGGGGCCACCTGCACCACCGCCTGCTGGAGGTCGGCCACTCGCACAGCCGGGCCGTCCTGATCATGTATTTCTGGTCGGCGCTGATCTCCTTCGGCGCCCTCGCGTACTCGGTCAACTCCGGGGCCATGTGGAGCGTGCTCGTCATCGCGGCGCTCAGCGCGGTCGGTCTCGTGCTGCTCCTGCTGCCGCGCTTCACACCGCGCGCCCCGCGCTGGGCCGAGCACCTCCTGCCGCCGCGCTACCGCCGCCGCAGGGCCGCCGCGGCCGCGGCCCGGGAGGTGGCGCCCGTGACCCACGAGGCGGCGCTGGAGAGCGAGCCGGACGAGGCGCGCGAGCACCGTGCCCCGGCGGTGGCCGGAGTCTCGGGAGTCAATGGAGCGACGGCGATCGGGACCCGTGCGCGACTTCTGGACCGGCGCGAGGCCGAGTCCTCGCGCTGA
- the atpB gene encoding F0F1 ATP synthase subunit A — MKEPAVSADPTQVLAFETDCHIFDGCGFPAPGLHSFMFEPLWGDADSNVYFNKTMLLALLGSIVVVGFFWAAFRKPKVVPGKLQMVAETGYDFIRRGVVYETIGKKEGEKYVPLIVSLFFFIWMMNLWSIIPVAQFPVTAIIAYPAVLALIVYVVWVSLTFKRHGFVGAFKNFSGYDKSLGPVLPLAMFIELLSNLIVRPFTHAVRLFANMFAGHTLLLLFTIASWYLLNGFGIAYAGVSFVMVIVMTAFELFIQALQAYVFVLLTCTFIQGALAEHH; from the coding sequence CTGAAGGAGCCCGCGGTGAGTGCTGACCCGACGCAGGTGCTCGCCTTCGAGACCGACTGCCACATCTTCGACGGCTGTGGCTTCCCGGCTCCCGGCCTGCACTCGTTCATGTTCGAGCCCCTCTGGGGCGACGCGGACAGCAACGTGTACTTCAACAAGACGATGCTCCTGGCGCTGCTCGGCTCGATCGTCGTCGTCGGCTTCTTCTGGGCCGCCTTCCGTAAGCCGAAGGTCGTCCCGGGCAAGCTGCAGATGGTCGCCGAGACCGGCTACGACTTCATCCGCCGCGGTGTCGTCTACGAGACGATCGGCAAGAAGGAGGGCGAGAAGTACGTTCCGCTGATCGTCTCGCTGTTCTTCTTCATCTGGATGATGAACCTCTGGTCGATCATTCCGGTCGCGCAGTTCCCGGTCACGGCGATCATCGCCTACCCCGCGGTTCTCGCCCTGATCGTCTACGTCGTCTGGGTTTCCCTGACGTTCAAGCGCCACGGATTCGTCGGAGCGTTCAAGAACTTCAGCGGCTACGACAAGTCGCTGGGCCCGGTTCTCCCGCTGGCCATGTTCATCGAGCTGCTCTCCAACCTGATCGTCCGGCCGTTCACGCACGCGGTGCGACTCTTCGCGAACATGTTCGCGGGTCACACCCTGCTGCTGCTGTTCACGATCGCGTCCTGGTACCTGCTCAACGGCTTCGGGATCGCCTACGCCGGCGTCTCGTTCGTCATGGTCATCGTCATGACGGCCTTCGAGCTGTTCATCCAGGCCCTGCAGGCGTACGTGTTCGTGCTGCTGACCTGCACCTTCATCCAGGGCGCGCTGGCCGAGCACCACTGA
- the atpE gene encoding ATP synthase F0 subunit C, giving the protein MSQTLAAVSGSLGSIGYGLAAIGPGVGVGIIFGNGTQALARQPEAAGLIRANQILGFAFCEALALIGLVMPFVYGT; this is encoded by the coding sequence ATGTCCCAGACCCTTGCCGCTGTCTCCGGCTCGCTCGGCTCGATCGGTTACGGCCTCGCGGCCATCGGCCCCGGCGTCGGCGTCGGCATCATCTTCGGTAACGGCACCCAGGCTCTCGCCCGTCAGCCCGAGGCCGCCGGTCTGATCCGCGCCAACCAGATCCTCGGCTTCGCCTTCTGTGAGGCGCTCGCCCTCATCGGTCTGGTCATGCCGTTCGTCTACGGCACCTGA
- a CDS encoding F0F1 ATP synthase subunit B — protein MSHLLILAAEEKENPLIPPIPELVIGLLAFVIVFGFLAWKLLPNINKVLEQRREAIEGGIEKAEAAQTEAQSVLEQYKAQLAEARHEAARLRQEAQEQGATLIAEMRAEGQRQRDEIVAAGHTQLDADRKAAAQSLRQDVGTLATDLAGKLVGESLEDHARQSRVIDRFLSELEEKAEAAR, from the coding sequence ATGAGCCACCTGCTCATTCTGGCGGCCGAGGAGAAGGAAAATCCCCTCATCCCGCCGATCCCCGAGCTTGTCATCGGCCTGCTCGCCTTCGTCATCGTCTTCGGCTTCCTGGCCTGGAAGCTTCTCCCGAACATCAACAAGGTTCTGGAGCAGCGCCGCGAGGCCATCGAGGGCGGTATCGAAAAGGCCGAGGCCGCGCAGACCGAGGCCCAGAGCGTTCTCGAGCAGTACAAGGCTCAGCTCGCCGAGGCCCGTCACGAGGCCGCGCGCCTGCGCCAGGAGGCACAGGAGCAGGGCGCCACGCTCATCGCCGAGATGCGCGCGGAAGGCCAGCGGCAGCGCGACGAGATCGTCGCCGCCGGTCACACGCAGCTCGACGCCGACCGCAAGGCCGCCGCTCAGTCGCTGCGTCAGGACGTCGGCACGCTTGCCACCGACCTGGCCGGCAAGCTCGTCGGCGAGTCCCTCGAGGACCACGCCCGACAGAGCCGCGTCATCGACCGTTTCCTCTCCGAGCTTGAGGAGAAGGCCGAGGCGGCTCGATGA
- a CDS encoding F0F1 ATP synthase subunit delta, protein MTAHGASREATAAARERLDALTDSTSVDAAQLSDELAAVTALLHREVSLRRVLTDPAQPGEAKAELVQRLLGGQVGGTAADLVSGMVRSRWSQPRDLVDALEELTATADLTAAQRTGALDNVEDELFRFGRIVASNTELRAALTDRAATTAAKSELLRSLLGGRADVTTERLVTRLVTAPRGRSLEAGLESLSRLAAERRDRMVAVVTSAVPLSDGQKQRLGASLAKLYGRPMHLNLDVDPDVLGGIRVQVGDEVINGSVADRLEDAARRMAS, encoded by the coding sequence ATGACTGCACACGGAGCGAGCCGCGAGGCAACCGCAGCCGCACGTGAGCGTCTCGACGCGCTGACGGACTCGACGTCCGTGGACGCGGCCCAGCTCTCCGACGAGCTGGCCGCGGTCACTGCGCTGCTGCACCGCGAGGTGTCGCTGCGTCGGGTCCTCACCGACCCGGCGCAGCCCGGCGAGGCCAAGGCCGAGCTGGTCCAGCGCCTGCTCGGCGGCCAGGTGGGCGGCACCGCCGCCGACCTGGTGTCCGGCATGGTGCGTTCCCGCTGGTCGCAGCCCCGCGACCTGGTGGACGCCCTCGAGGAACTCACCGCCACCGCCGACCTCACGGCGGCGCAGCGGACGGGCGCGCTCGACAACGTCGAGGACGAGCTGTTCCGCTTCGGCCGGATCGTCGCCTCGAACACCGAGCTGCGCGCCGCGCTGACCGACCGGGCCGCCACCACGGCGGCCAAGAGCGAGCTGCTGCGCAGCCTGCTCGGCGGCCGGGCCGACGTGACGACCGAGCGTCTGGTGACGCGCCTCGTGACCGCGCCCCGCGGACGTAGCCTGGAAGCGGGACTCGAGTCCCTGTCCAGGCTCGCCGCCGAGCGCCGTGACCGCATGGTCGCCGTGGTCACCTCGGCGGTGCCGCTGAGCGACGGACAGAAGCAGCGCCTCGGCGCCTCTCTGGCCAAGCTCTACGGCCGCCCGATGCACCTCAACCTCGACGTGGACCCCGATGTCCTCGGCGGGATCCGGGTGCAGGTCGGCGACGAGGTCATCAACGGTTCCGTCGCGGACCGTCTCGAGGACGCCGCCCGCCGCATGGCGAGCTAG
- the atpA gene encoding F0F1 ATP synthase subunit alpha — protein sequence MAELTIRPEEIRDALENFVQSYQPDAASREEVGTVTVAGDGIAKIEGLPSAMANELLKFEDGTLGLALNLEEREIGAVVLGEFSGIEEGQPVQRTGEVLSVAVGEGYLGRVVDPLGNPIDGLGEIETSGRRALELQAPGVMVRKSVHEPMETGYKAVDAMTPIGRGQRQLVIGDRQTGKTALAVDTIINQRDNWRSGDTKKQVRCIYVAIGQKGSTIASVRGALEEAGALEYTTIVAAPASDPAGFKYLAPYTGSAIGQQWMYEGKHVLIIFDDLSKQADAYRAVSLLLRRPPGREAYPGDVFYLHSRLLERCAKLSDDLGAGSMTGLPIVETKANDVSAFIPTNVISITDGQCFLESDLFNAGQRPALNVGISVSRVGGSAQHKAMKQVSGRLRLDLAQYRELEAFAAFGSDLDAASKAQLERGQRLVELLKQAQYQPMPTEDQVVSVWSATTGKMDDVPVADIRRFEKELLEYLHRKEQGLMTSIKEGGKMSDDTLTAIADGITEFKKQFETSDGKLLGEDAPAAAK from the coding sequence ATGGCGGAGCTCACGATCCGGCCGGAGGAGATCCGGGACGCACTGGAGAACTTTGTCCAGTCGTACCAGCCGGACGCGGCCTCGCGCGAGGAGGTCGGTACGGTCACCGTCGCCGGCGACGGTATCGCCAAGATCGAGGGTCTTCCCTCGGCCATGGCCAACGAACTGCTGAAGTTCGAGGACGGAACCCTCGGTCTCGCGCTGAACCTGGAAGAGCGCGAGATCGGTGCGGTCGTCCTCGGCGAGTTCAGCGGCATCGAGGAGGGCCAGCCGGTGCAGCGCACCGGTGAGGTGCTGTCCGTCGCCGTGGGCGAGGGCTACCTCGGCCGCGTCGTCGACCCGCTCGGCAACCCGATCGACGGCCTCGGCGAGATCGAGACGTCCGGCCGCCGCGCCCTCGAGCTGCAGGCCCCGGGCGTCATGGTCCGCAAGTCGGTGCACGAGCCGATGGAGACGGGCTACAAGGCCGTCGACGCGATGACCCCGATCGGCCGTGGCCAGCGTCAGCTGGTCATCGGCGACCGTCAGACCGGCAAGACCGCGCTGGCCGTCGACACGATCATCAACCAGCGCGACAACTGGCGCTCGGGCGACACCAAGAAGCAGGTCCGCTGCATCTACGTCGCCATCGGCCAGAAGGGCTCGACCATCGCCTCCGTGCGTGGCGCCCTCGAAGAGGCCGGTGCGCTGGAGTACACGACCATCGTCGCCGCCCCGGCGTCCGACCCGGCCGGCTTCAAGTACCTTGCGCCGTACACCGGTTCGGCCATCGGTCAGCAGTGGATGTACGAGGGCAAGCACGTCCTCATCATCTTCGACGACCTCTCGAAGCAGGCCGACGCCTACCGCGCCGTGTCCCTGCTGCTCCGCCGTCCGCCGGGGCGCGAGGCCTACCCCGGTGACGTCTTCTACCTGCACTCCCGTCTGCTGGAGCGCTGCGCGAAGCTCTCCGACGACCTGGGCGCCGGTTCGATGACGGGTCTGCCGATCGTCGAGACCAAGGCGAACGACGTGTCGGCGTTCATCCCGACCAACGTCATCTCCATCACCGACGGCCAGTGCTTCCTGGAGTCCGACCTGTTCAACGCCGGTCAGCGTCCGGCCCTGAACGTCGGTATCTCGGTCTCCCGCGTCGGTGGCTCCGCCCAGCACAAGGCGATGAAGCAGGTCTCCGGCCGACTTCGCCTCGACCTGGCCCAGTACCGCGAGCTGGAGGCGTTCGCCGCCTTCGGTTCCGACCTGGACGCCGCGTCGAAGGCGCAGCTGGAGCGCGGTCAGCGACTGGTCGAGCTGCTCAAGCAGGCTCAGTACCAGCCGATGCCGACCGAGGACCAGGTCGTCTCCGTGTGGTCCGCCACCACGGGCAAGATGGACGACGTACCGGTCGCCGACATCCGCCGCTTCGAGAAGGAGCTCCTGGAGTACCTGCACCGCAAGGAGCAGGGCCTCATGACCTCCATCAAGGAGGGCGGCAAGATGTCGGACGACACGCTCACCGCCATCGCCGACGGCATCACGGAGTTCAAGAAGCAGTTCGAGACCTCGGACGGGAAGCTTCTCGGCGAGGACGCTCCGGCCGCCGCCAAGTGA